The following are from one region of the Candidatus Marsarchaeota archaeon genome:
- a CDS encoding DNA topoisomerase IV subunit A — protein sequence MAKEKAASHGVSNDAGNAAENIEGFGKSILEDIKKKKNPSFKVITRTRSNIVYDEKNGFLKLGSAEEEHSFINMAQAKRFMQTVAIASKCHDFVKQNLHTTIRGLFYQLKYSLGEDIDENIFNEQSESNPLIEDLEVALNMKRENLHLNANRKGVLTGNMRILDSFGNERIEIDTSKMGRSGWAIPSDVDNDIEFVDVKAKYVLVVEKDALWQRLNEDGFWKKENAILISPQGQAARGTRRLIRKLADMDLPIYVFNDGDAWGWYIYWTIKTGSMNLAYIGRDIATPEARFIGVTMADLDRYEFLKNMTMRATDIDLKRAQEMLNYPWINMHKEWVNELKEVLRTKKKLEQDTLQGPRLTFVDDYIKEKIKNKEFLP from the coding sequence ATGGCAAAGGAAAAGGCGGCAAGTCACGGCGTAAGCAACGATGCCGGGAACGCTGCAGAAAACATAGAAGGTTTTGGTAAAAGCATACTGGAAGACATTAAGAAGAAGAAAAACCCGTCTTTCAAAGTCATCACCAGGACCAGGTCAAACATAGTGTACGATGAAAAGAACGGGTTCCTGAAGCTTGGCAGCGCAGAGGAGGAGCATAGCTTCATAAACATGGCCCAGGCGAAGCGCTTCATGCAGACCGTAGCCATAGCTTCAAAATGCCACGATTTCGTAAAGCAGAACCTGCACACGACCATAAGGGGCCTCTTTTACCAGCTTAAATACTCGCTTGGCGAGGACATTGACGAGAACATATTCAATGAGCAGAGCGAATCAAACCCGCTTATAGAGGACCTTGAAGTGGCGCTGAACATGAAGAGGGAGAACCTGCACCTGAATGCAAACAGGAAAGGCGTGCTTACTGGCAACATGCGCATATTGGACAGCTTCGGCAATGAGCGCATAGAGATAGATACCAGCAAGATGGGAAGAAGCGGATGGGCAATACCAAGCGATGTGGACAACGACATAGAGTTCGTAGATGTCAAGGCGAAATACGTGCTTGTTGTTGAGAAGGACGCCCTGTGGCAGCGCCTCAATGAGGACGGTTTTTGGAAGAAGGAAAATGCGATACTTATAAGCCCGCAGGGACAGGCCGCGCGCGGAACGCGCAGGCTCATCAGGAAGCTTGCGGACATGGATCTGCCGATATATGTTTTCAACGACGGCGATGCCTGGGGCTGGTACATATACTGGACCATAAAGACTGGAAGCATGAACCTGGCATACATAGGCAGGGACATTGCAACTCCCGAAGCCAGGTTTATCGGAGTCACAATGGCGGATTTGGACAGGTACGAATTCCTGAAGAACATGACCATGCGCGCAACTGATATAGACCTCAAAAGGGCCCAGGAAATGCTGAATTACCCATGGATAAACATGCACAAAGAATGGGTTAACGAATTAAAGGAGGTGCTGCGTACAAAGAAAAAACTGGAGCAGGACACGCTTCAGGGGCCCAGGCTTACTTTTGTTGACGATTATATCAAGGAGAAGATAAAGAACAAGGAGTTTCTGCCGTGA
- the lonB gene encoding ATP-dependent protease LonB, which translates to MSENTFKTTDDIKIPDKLIDQVIGQKNAVDIIKKAAKQGRNVLLIGDPGTGKTMLAQAMAELLPIAELEDILVYRNPNDENTPLIKTVKTYKTEEERQKHGDGQGRQIVMKERMSNRMSLSKSNSIVMPIVFILVIALFALSLSGYIKGYEIIVLAALILGIMIFGSIVLFMTGLTRRVGVPGMGDGNEPKLIVDNSGRTNAPFIDATGSKAGALFGDVRHDPLQTGGLGTPAHLRVESGGIHRANKGVLFIDEISSLDPKSQQELLTAMQEKKYPITGQSEMSSGALVKTEPVPCDFILVAAGNIQDIQHMHPALRSRIRGYGYEVFMDSSMPDTPQNRKLLTQFVAQEVKKDNKIPPFEKNAVEAIIEEARRRAGRKNRLSLILRDLGGLVRAAGDLAVERGKKTVSAAEVQDAKRLAMPVEAQIITQEIDYRKDYKVFSSKGYAIGRVNGLAVVGSSVMTAGIIIPIVAEVTPASSRSEGRFIPTGKLGKIASEAVKNVSAIIKKHMGRDVANYDMHVQFLQTYEGVEGDSASISVAVSIISAMESLPVDQSLAMTGSLSVRGAVLPVGGVTSKVEAAIGAGMHTVIIPYANKDDVYLGKDIRKRIRIVAVKSFAEVLNYAIKKSKRRDDIIRELKRYEGT; encoded by the coding sequence ATGAGCGAAAATACTTTTAAAACAACCGATGACATAAAGATACCTGACAAGCTTATAGACCAGGTAATCGGCCAAAAAAACGCAGTTGACATAATCAAAAAGGCTGCGAAGCAGGGCAGGAATGTGCTGCTGATAGGCGACCCAGGCACAGGCAAGACAATGCTTGCGCAGGCTATGGCCGAGCTGCTGCCTATAGCAGAGCTTGAAGACATTCTCGTGTACAGGAACCCAAACGATGAGAATACACCGCTGATAAAGACAGTAAAAACTTATAAGACCGAAGAGGAGCGCCAAAAGCATGGAGATGGGCAGGGAAGGCAAATAGTTATGAAGGAGCGGATGAGCAACCGCATGAGCCTAAGCAAAAGCAACTCGATAGTGATGCCTATAGTTTTCATCCTCGTAATAGCGCTCTTCGCGCTTTCGTTGAGCGGCTACATAAAGGGCTATGAGATAATAGTGCTCGCTGCACTCATCCTGGGCATAATGATATTTGGCTCAATAGTGCTTTTTATGACAGGGCTGACAAGGCGCGTAGGAGTGCCTGGAATGGGAGACGGCAATGAGCCAAAGCTTATAGTGGACAACAGCGGCCGCACTAATGCGCCGTTTATAGATGCAACAGGGTCGAAGGCAGGTGCATTATTCGGAGATGTCAGGCACGATCCGCTGCAGACTGGAGGCCTGGGCACACCTGCACACTTGCGCGTAGAAAGCGGAGGCATACACAGGGCAAACAAAGGAGTATTGTTCATCGATGAGATATCAAGCCTAGACCCGAAATCGCAGCAGGAACTGTTGACTGCAATGCAGGAAAAGAAGTATCCTATAACTGGCCAGAGTGAAATGAGTTCTGGAGCGCTGGTGAAAACAGAGCCAGTGCCGTGCGATTTCATACTTGTAGCAGCTGGCAACATACAGGACATACAGCACATGCATCCGGCGCTTCGCTCCAGGATAAGAGGTTACGGCTATGAGGTGTTTATGGATTCCTCAATGCCGGACACGCCTCAAAACAGGAAGCTGCTGACGCAGTTTGTGGCACAGGAGGTAAAGAAGGACAACAAGATACCGCCGTTCGAAAAAAACGCAGTCGAAGCAATAATAGAGGAGGCCAGGCGACGTGCAGGAAGGAAAAACAGGCTAAGCCTGATACTTAGGGATCTTGGCGGGCTCGTAAGGGCTGCCGGGGACCTTGCGGTAGAACGAGGCAAAAAAACAGTCAGTGCAGCTGAAGTGCAGGATGCTAAAAGGCTGGCAATGCCTGTTGAAGCGCAGATCATAACGCAGGAGATAGACTACAGGAAGGATTACAAGGTATTCAGCAGCAAGGGCTATGCAATAGGACGTGTAAACGGCCTTGCGGTTGTAGGCTCGTCCGTAATGACCGCAGGCATAATAATACCGATTGTTGCAGAGGTAACGCCTGCAAGCTCCAGGAGCGAGGGCAGGTTCATACCTACCGGCAAGCTTGGAAAGATAGCAAGCGAAGCCGTAAAGAACGTAAGCGCGATAATAAAGAAGCACATGGGCAGGGACGTGGCAAACTACGATATGCACGTCCAGTTCCTGCAGACATACGAAGGCGTTGAGGGCGACAGCGCAAGCATATCCGTAGCAGTAAGCATAATATCTGCGATGGAAAGCCTGCCTGTGGACCAGTCGCTGGCAATGACGGGATCGCTTTCGGTGCGTGGCGCTGTGCTTCCAGTAGGTGGCGTGACAAGCAAGGTTGAGGCTGCGATAGGCGCTGGAATGCATACAGTCATAATACCCTATGCAAACAAGGACGATGTATATTTAGGCAAAGACATCAGGAAGCGCATACGCATAGTTGCTGTGAAGAGCTTTGCCGAAGTGCTAAACTACGCGATAAAGAAGAGCAAGAGGCGCGATGACATAATAAGGGAGCTTAAACGATACGAGGGCACTTGA